cagctcagagcctggagcccgtttcagattctgtgtctccctctctctctgaccctcccctgctcattctctgtccctctctgtctcaaaaataaataaacgttaaaaaaaaaaaattaaaaaaaaaaacttcttaccAACGTTTCAGACCATCCAGAAGAATCTGCAGAACTCTGTGGTACACTGTGTTTCACACAGCTGAAAGTTCTCACTTGTGATCAAATAAATAAGGGTAAATTGTTGCTTTTACCAACATTCTTTTGTATGAATACAGCGTGATAACCTTTAAAATAGTGATATTTCACCAGTATTTGTAGAAATATTCATCAGAAATTAGACATTTACACATTGTAAACACATTATCTTATAATAGTGTAACTCGGGTCccaaaatgaagattttaaaaattgtcttttacAGAATACCAGGAAAAACCTACATGATAATAGCTTTTCTAACTGTGGGTACTATGGGGTTATCAAATACTTCCTTGGGCTACCTGAATTATCCCACCCAAGTCATCTTCAAGTGCTGCAAATTGATTCCTGTTATGCTAGGAGGAGTTTTTATTCAAGGTATAGTAATGATATGTTTTCATACTGTTTGAAACTAAGAGGATCTGTTATGGCATCTAGCATTAGGAAAAACCTGAAACtccaattaatattttttactgaACATTCGAAATATCAGAACAATTCTGAGTGACATTGTATCAAAATAAGGTATTATAAAAACACTGATACTTCTGCAATATCCCCTAGTCTTTGCCGTCAGTAATTTGgactggggaaaaataaaaatagtacttttttaaattactttttcttttagtcGGGAATCCATCACATTTCCAGAAATACTGCATTCATCTATTGAAGACGTAGCTCAGAAATACCTAGAAAACTCCtcttttcaattctttcattcttctgctctGCAGGGCtcctctctctacctccatcATACACGCGGACAGTTCTCACACTGAAGTAAAGGTTAACCTGAGCAGAACTGCTTTTTTACCAACTCTGCTGGCTCACTGACTTCCTAGAGCCCCAGCTAAATTACAGGCTATGTGGAAATAGGAGCGAAAGAGGAAGCAATGATAGCAAGTGgaacacatttttgttgtttctataaCAGTCATGCAGAATATTCATGTTTTGACAATCAAGGGTTTCTATTTCACTAAAGTTCTTATACAGCCTGACTTCATTTTTTACATTAGAGGCCTTCCCACAAAAGCCCTTTGAAATGAAAGTATGGATGTCAGTTACTTCATGTATAATTTCAGGGTAACTGTTGATGCAGGAAAAAGTACTGATACCCTTCCCTATTAAAAACCACATGCATGTGTAATACGTCCTTAACAATCCTTACCAAAAAGTTACACtacatgattttattatttagatATGGATCTACTAAAATAGGTTCATTCGCACCAATTCTGATTATGGTAGTTGCAAACTTAAACAGTTATGCAGCCTGAAAAATTGCTCTGGTTACTTTGTAAACGTATGGGCTGTAAGAAAATTCAGAATCTTCTAATATACACGAAGTAAAAAAGGCACTCATGTCCATGCActttaaatgttcatatttacTCACCGTAACAGATAAGGTAGGATCTCATATCTAACTCCTAAGGACATGTTGCTGCTCATTGGTAATTTAATTTTCCGAAGCCCTTCTGTGACTGTCTAAGGCACTGATCTAAGCATTCTTCGTATGTTTTTGACTTTGGATATAAAAAGCAGATCCTGCTATACTTAGTTAGACACATAGATCTAAAACTGTGTCAAGTGGGCGTGTGCATAATGAGGTTggcttacatttattttacacaGGGAAGCGTTACAACATTGCAGATGTGTCTGCTGCCATATGTATGAGCCTTGGCCTGATATGGTTCACCCTAGCTGACAGCACGGTTGCACCAAATTTCAACCTGACCGGTAAGGAAATTGTTTGTGCTGCTCAGATTTTACAGGCAATTGGGTTTAGAATAAGAACTTTTATAATTTCATGAGAATTTTAAACGCTAATGTGACATCTATGATTTTCGTATCTGACATAAAGCTTTCGGACTTTCTGTATAAGATGTAGTAAAAATATTACAACCCTGCAAATGTAACAGTTCTTTTTAGTGCTCTGGTATCTTGACATGGCAAAAGGCTGTGCGGCCAGTCAAAACCTTCTGTGATCCAGTACATGATAGATGAGTTTCTTATGGCTGAATCGGAAGTATACACATTAGTTATAGGAGAATCACAGTAgtaactttttattctttttttaaaaaaaatttaaattgcacaTTTACTTGTCATTATTTTAGCTAAAGAGGAAAagttatgctatatgttaacatAGAACTGTGTACTCTAAATATGTCTATAACCTTACAGTGCTTGAAGTTTCCACCATGAACAGTTTCCTCCTTGTGTGTCCCGTggaattttgcaaataaaatttagatttttcacAGGCAAAATAGGTATTCTGTATATTTAGaactaaataagaataaaaaatgtgttataatATTGTTTTTGTTCTAATGACCTTGAAgagaaattattatattattatatacacaGTATTGTCATTCTTATTCTGTTGAGTTTTATTCATAAGCTTAGTATCATCCCATCTCCTAGCCTGACAAAAGTAGTATTTAAAATACTTACGTGTTCAGGGCAGGTCTCAGTGGCCGGAGGAGGAGTAGGTGCAGGTAAAGGTGGCAGCAGCCGAGGCCACGGACTGCATCATGGAGGTCACCTGGGGCCAGGCAGAAAGCAGCAGGAAGCCCAGTGCTGACATGCAAAGATCACTACTTTGATTGCAGTGCTCACTTTGGCATTTCGAAAGAGATGCTGAAAGATGGGCACTTACCCTCATGTACCAAAACTCCATGTTTCATAGCCGACACCTCTTTGTGGACAACATGGTACTGGACGTGGGCTCTGGCCAACGGATCCTCTGTATGTTTGCTACCAAGGCTGGAGCCCGCAAGGTCATTGGTCATTGGGATCCAGTGCTCCAGTATCTCTGATTATGTGGTGCAGATTGTCAAAACCAACAGTTTAGACCGTGTGGTGACCATCACCAAGGGGAAGGTGGAGAAAGTAGAGGTTCCAGTGAAGAAGATAGACATCATCATCAGTGAGTAGATGGACTGCCGCCCCTTCTACAAGTCGATGCTCAATATGGTGTTCCAGACAAGTGGCTGAcacctaatgacctcatcttcccATACTGAGCCATGCTATATGTGACAACCATTGAAGACCGGCTGTACTAAGACTATGAAGATCCACTGGTGGGAGAACATATATGGCTTTGACATATCTTGTGTCAAAGACATGGCCATCAGAGAGCCCCTGGTGGATGTGGTGGACCCCAAGCAGCTGGTCACCAATGCCCGCCTCATGAAGGAGGTGGACATCTACACTGTCAAGGTGGAAGACCTAATCTTCACCTCCCCCTTCTGCCTGCAAGTGAAGCACGCCCTGGTGGCCTACTTCAACATCAAGTTTACTTGCTGCCCCAAGAGGACAGGCTTCTCCACCACCCTGAGTCCCTGCACACGCACTGGGAGCAGACAGTGTTCTACAAGGAGGACCACCTGACAGTGAAAACAGGCGGAGAGATCTTTGGCACCATTGGCATTCAGCCCAGGGCCAATAATAATCGAGATGTGGACTTCACCATTGACCTGGACTTCAAGGGCCAGCTGTGTGAGCTGTCCTGCTCTACTGACTACCAGATATGCTGAAGCAGCACCTGGCTTCTCCCACAGGCCCAGGGGCAACAGTGTTCTTAGGCagttcttctcttccctccctcagaAGGGCTTTTTTTAGGGCCTGGGCTGAGGGGCGGGGCACATCATGGCtatgtttttcataatttatgCTTTTATATGGTTGCATTTATTGCCAGTAGATCCTCAACGGGGGGGaggagagtaaaaataaaataaaatactggggcgcctgggtggcacagtcagttaagcgtccgacttcagccaggtcacgatctcgcggtctgggagttggagccccgcgtcgggctctgggctgatggctcagagcctggagcctgtttccgattctgtgtctccctctctctctgcccctcccccgttcatgctctgtctctctctgtcccaaaaataaataaacgttgaaaaaaaaaatttaaaaataaataaataaataaataaataaataaataaataaataaaataaaataaaatacttacgtGTTCATAGGAActctgaagaaagggaaaaaatttatTCATGAGAAAAAGGTACTacataatgaagaaaatgatttaCATCAGCTTTGCTATTCCTAAGAATCAAAATTTTTCTTCATGGCTGTTCGTCAGCCTTCTTTATTTACTAACCTGGTTAACCAGGCTAAGTTAATGGGTTTAAATGTAACCAGCACAGCCTCTTGGAGTAACCCTTCAACAACCAAAAGATTCTGATGGAACCTCTTACAACATCTGTTTCAACTTTGCTCAGAGTACAGGTGATCATTACTTCACTGAGTTTTCCTCTGAGAAAGAAGCTTATAGTTACAGATGTGTCTGACATGGTGTAGATTTTTCAAGAACGCTTCGTGTCAGCAACTCTCAAAGGAAAATTATGTATGGAAACTGAGGTAATTGACTCTTTTACTTATTGAAAAAGCACTTTTAGAGAAGGCACAATTTGCAGTCAGAATCATGGCTTTAAATTCTGTTCAGATCACTTAAAATTATAACCCTGGCTAAAGTGCCAGACCCCTTTGTGCTCTCCCCTTAAAACAGAGATCATGATGATAGCTTGCCTCACACAGAGGTGGTGGGAGGATTGACTGAGGTGATGGAACAGTGGGTATGAATGAAAGCGCATGCGTGTGCTGAGGGTGAAAGTGACAATAAAGATGGGCTGAAGTGGTGTCAGTGGTGTCGGTGGTCCCACAACCTCTCAAGGTGACATGACCGCTGACCTTTTCCAACTCCCATGgaaatattttgtaagaaaattaGAACCTGGTCATACTTCATCATTAAGAATAActgatgatggggcgcctgggtggcgcagtcggttaagcgtccgacttcagccaggtcacgatctcgcggtccgtgagttcgagccccgcgtcgggctctgggctgatggctcggagcctggagcctgtttccgatgctgtgtctccctctctctctgaccctcccccgttcatgctctgtctctctctgtcccaaaaataaataaacgttgaaaaaaaaaaattataagaataacTGATGAGCACTTATCATGGTCTCTGAtctgtaataataatattatctaaAGGAGATTAGATTAACTGTTTAGGTAGTTATTTAAGAtagacataaataaaactttgaatgTGTAAAGTGAATATATCTGAATTTACTTATGCAGATAAATGTCTGCCTTTAAATATTCCCCTTAGAGTGTAGTTCAAGCATTTTCATGCTGTGTTGCCTTTGttcagaacatttttagaatgtCTTTGAATAGCCTGCCGGGAGCGAGGATGTTGTATTCAAGTCTTCAACAATAGCCCGTCTTTGTTTCAAGGACAGGTTTCATatttgaaataagtaaaagagCATTCAGGATCAAGTTTGgtgaataaaaatgtatgattAGGTAATAAATACCACAAAGTTAGATGATGAAAAGACAAACTGAAGAATAAGtatgaaaacttgaaaattctcaagtgcacacacatgcacatatatttttctgCTCCGTGTAATTGCTTctgcattgtttaaaaaaatgaaaaggggaaaaCTCCCGTAGGTCCCAGCAGACTCGCAGACGTAACCAAGGctgctttttgttctttctgtaaaGCACATGGCTGGTGACCGGTGTCCTGAACACTTCAGGTAACCAACCGCCTGCTTCTTAGGTAGATGTGCCTATTCGCATTGGTGTGTTGATTTCCAGATTTGTACATGCCAGTTGTACTGTTACAACTAGGTAATAATATTGCTTGCATTGTGCAAAAatgaaggacacctgggtggctcaatcgttgagcgtccaacttcagcctaggtcatgatctcacggttcacgagttcgagccccacatcaggctcactgctgttggTGCaaagcccatttcagatcctctgtccccctctctctgcccctccccaacttgcgctctctcaaaagtaaatatttttttaaaattatttaaaaatgagtttgaaGAGAGAATTGTTTCTGTTAATTGAAACAATATGGTTGACTAGTCAACAGAATCATTGTTGAATTAGGTGTGGAGGAAACAACTGTAAAAATAGCAGGATATCATAAAAGCGTGAAGGGATTCTGCCCCCCGACTGTGTCCAAAGTTCCTGTGTTTTCCTGTAtgctttttaaggaaaacaactgGGAAATCATTAACGGTGTGTGTTATGAGTATGGTTTTCGTTAGGACACATATTCAAATAAAGACCTTGGCAACtctgtgtatgtttatgtgttttaaatgttttaataatgtaggtaatttcttttatgatttccatCCTCATCTGATTTTTTCAATTAACTAACTACCAGTCCCGATAGAGCTCCTAAGAATTTCTTCTGTATGTGTTTAATAGAGTATTCCTTTCAAACATTTAACCTAAACAGAactgttattttatataataatgaaACACAGTAAGGTGACAACTTTAATGTAGTTTATTAGTGtccattaccttttttttttgacgttATCATCTATGCGCCCAATTATAGCTGGTTGTGGatgaaaataatccatttttacTGAGCAAATGTGATTTAAGATCTGCTTTGGTTTTTCAGCCAAGTTAAATCTCTGGTAAATCTTGAGTGTCATTCACATGTTTAAATAAGGAGGTTGTATTTTTCTGCACTTTCTTGAAGGTGTGATCCTTATTTCCCTGGCACTGTGTGCGGACGCCGTCATTGGGAACGTTCAAGAGAAAGCCATGAAACTGCACAATGCTTCCAACTCAGAAATGGTAAGTGCtctggtgttttttttctccacgATGGACAGGCTCAGAAATGGTGACGTGCTTCATTTTGCGAACCACTTCTGGTGTTGGAGACTGGCACGGCATTTTCCAACTGGTTTGTCATCATTATTTTCACAAAAGTAATCCATGCAAACGTtacaggaaatgaaaaagtaaaaataccatTACCACTATGGAGCTTATTGTAtaatatttgatgaatattttCCCTATTTCTAGAGTTTTTTACATACTAAAAAATCCTTTGTTACAtcacttttctcctctctttgtaTTTGGTATTATCTTCCATTTAGAAGCTTGTGATTTTTATATGGTTGATCCTTTCCTTCATGGCTTCTGGAAACATATTATGATTGAAAAGGGCTTTCCCATCTCTTAAGATTTAAGAATTTTACCCAGGTTGCCTATCcattttatgatttcctttttaattaaagcTTCGATCTAGCCCacactttaaaagatttttcttccatATGGCTATCCACTTGCCccaatttcatttattgaaagaTCCACTTTTCAGCCTAAGTGCCTTCTTTATCATATCATAGTGTAATGTAGGATTCAGAATTATAttcttttggatttctttctgcACCCAAACCATGTGATGACAGCAGCTTTGTCATACATTTACCATCTGCTAAGACTAGCCAGCaatgttccttttgtttttcagaatattaCTACCATGGTTATTCTCGGGTGTTCATATCCCCAAATAAACTAGAAATCACATTGCTATTGTGATTGGTATAGCACTGAATTATAACTTAATTTAGGGAGAATGACATCTATACACTTGATTCTTTCAGTCCAAGAATAAGGTATGACTTTCCttttattcaaatgttttttttttccaatgtcccttagattttaattttttttcatataaatccATATTTCTTATTGAAGCTATTGTTAGGGGTTTCatctttttgctgttgttactgCTAATAatgctctttctttccctgtaCCTCCTACCTGGTTGGTATTTATATATAGGAAAGTTACCATATGTATGTTTACATTAATTTTCTAACCAACCTCTTGCTAGACAGAACGTACTACGTTAAGAGTATATAGGAATGGTCTTTCCTGTTACTTTGTCAGCAGAGTGAGCATCTTAAAGGAGTCTTTAATCTCGGTCAGAAGTTTTCTTGATGATCGTCACCACTCTTCCTGGGTAAGGTCAAGATCAGAGAATTAAGGAAGTGTAAATAGTTAGAAGTACAATGGTTAAGAGCTTAGGCTCTGGGCTAAGATCACCTCAGTTTATATCTCAACTTGGCGAGCTCTCTTATTTGGGGAAAATGACTTACTGTCTCTAagttttaatttcctcatctgcaggtTGAGGCGTAAGTGGAATTATTCATAGAGAGCATTGTTAACACGGTACCTGCAGCGTCACAGGTCTGTAAATTTGATGACGATGCTGCTGCTGACTGTTCTGAGAGTATACTAAACCGGGATAGAAAGATTGGTAGGAAAACTGGGAAACGAAGCAATAGATATGCCAGATACTgcttattttccttatattttaatttctttgcaaATTTAACGTTTGGGTGTTTTCATGTTTAATAAGTAgctttaaagttattttgttttatttatatgtgtttttagaACCCCAACAATAAAATGTGGTCTGAGTTCAGTAATTAAGCCaggcaaaaaaatgaatattatgtGACCATATATATGAAAGGATCAGTACTGCTGTGTTatcttatatgtaaaaaaaagcTGTAAACTTCGAAACAGGATCCGTCATCGTCTCCAGAAAGTTAGGCCATATTGAAATAATGATGTTACTTAAAAAATGGTTTGTTCttcacatttaattaattaagcCATGTATTAAAAATCCTTCATTTTCTGCCTTtggtttgatagcatttttttccactatatttttATCTACTATAGGTTTTGTATTCGTATTCCATCGGTTTTGTGTACATTTTACTGGGATTGACATGCACTAGTGGATTAGGCCCTGCAGTAACATTTTGTTCAAAGGTAAACactaatcatatttttaaaaataaacatctcccATTAAATAGTTTCCTCTGTATTTCTTGttcaaaaagattatttttatgtaatttgatAACTCCTTTAATATAATATATGCAGAtcagaaattatttcagaaatgaaatgatttatatttaaatttattttatcctCGCTCTACCCtataagttaatttttaagtgaTGCATAATGTGTAAAAGTtgggatttttaatttcatcattgTTTTTCCATTAAATCAGAACTACATAAGAATCTTTGCTTGACTGCATTGTTGAATGGCTTATTACTACTCAGGAGGTTGATTAAAAtctgtagttttatttcatttgtaataCCTCAgggtttgttttgcattttcctaacaggcttttttttatatgttgcagAATCCAATTCAGACCTATGgttatgctttccttttttccctcactGGGTATTTTGGAATCTCCTTTGTTCTGGCTTTGATTAAAATTTTCGGTGCACTTCTTGCTGTAACAGGTATGAATGATATACTTGCTTAGattatgaaataaacatttaaattttctctgaCTCTCATTTTCAAAAGATACGGGCAGTGTCTactctgcattaaaaaaaaaaattgttgcatttcatcaatttattttttggcttagggtatttctttaaaattctaaagaaaatgatggttcctcataatattttatttatttgaaggtttaattttaaaatcaaatatgtatatatatatatatatatatatatatatctaaatagtaacttttaaatgcattaaaagaattttttattaaaaagtgtgatgggctatggggcgcctgggtggctcagtcagttaagtgtccaacttcagctcaggtcatgatctcgcagtttgtgagttcaagccccacatcaggctctgagctgtcagcacagagcctggagcctgcttcagattctatgtctccctctctctctgcccctcccccactcacactctgtctctctctctctctctctctctctctctctttcaaaaataaaataaacattaaaaaaaaatttttttaaagtgtggtaGGCCAAATACCTTCAGAGAAAAATGCTGCTTTTATATACacttttaatttataacaaaaattcTAGTTTTGATGCACGGAAAATATGGCAGCTATATTTCAAACAAAGCTTTGGACCTTCATTCGTACCCTTTCTGGGGCATTAGCCAGATTAGCTTCTCTTGTCACTAATAATTATTATGCACCTGCTTTGTGCAGGAACTTTGCTTGACACTTTAGAGGAATGGAAGTTATATTTGTTATGCTTTGGAGGAGTCAGGAAAACAGATGAGAGGCTACAGGTGAAGCCCAGTGAAAAAGATAGATGATTCCATGTGCTAACCTCATACCATTTGCCAAGTGAATGGTCCAGATGACAAATGCACTCAGCATCTCCCATATGGAGAGAGCGCTGAAAGGAGCCCAGGATTGGATGCAGTGTGGCTGGTTTGGGATGTCAGAGAAGGTAGAACGTTGTCCCAGCTCAGATGCTTAATGGCATGTGGCCTGGAGAgtaattctttcctcttctctggccTTCATTTCTCTCTTGGAAAGAGACTGGGTTGGACTTGAACATTTCTATCAGAGATTTGTAAGGTTTGCAtcataatgcacacacacattagcCATTTATAGCTGATTTTAACATTTCATACTTTTAAGGGAATAGTCTAATACTACAGAATAAATTAAGCAAATGGATTTAAATCCTAAACTTTCTCTTTATTTGCTCACATATGACTCTGCTGCTAAAGTTTGTATTGCTAATGGTAAACAGAGGGCATTTAATTGTAGGTGAGGCCATATGTATAATCTGTCAAGTTATCTCATACTACCAAGAAAGATTACAAATTCATATACTTAGCTCGGGTTCCAGTTTCGCTTAAAGATGATAACTCTTCAAAAGGGAATTGATATCAATTGATACGTATTATCTAAACCCTGTAGTTGGTATAAAAAAATATGAGATGCAGTCCTTGTCTTAAAGGTGCAGACAGGTTTATTTCTCTTCCGTGTAAAAGAAATGCGGTGGCAATAATAATAGCCAGCATGTATATAACCTTCATTATGTACCCAGAGCCATTTCACATACATTATTCATTTTCATCTCGCAATAATCCTGTAATAAAGTAGGCACTGTTGTTGTTCCATTTTACAAGGGgtaaacagaggcacagagaggttaagtggcttgcccgGTGGTCAACCAGCTAGTAAGTTGCAGAATCAGTATTCCAACGGAGGCAGTCTGGCTCTTGACCTATGCTCTTAACCCATATGTGATCCTGCCTCCTGAACTGCTGTGGTGGCTCCACGTTCATCGGGAAGCCGGACTCCTGTCTTCTCTGCCGGCTTGTCCTCATCCTCATTTCAGGCAGTGGGGTGGAGAGAAGATGAAGGACACACCTTTGTCTTCAGAAAATCTTCCTAGAAATCACACACCCCTAGAAACAGCACTTCTCACTTTTCACCGGCCAAAACCTAATCACATGACCACACCTGACTGTAGGAAAGGAAGGTATGCCCAGGTAAAAATAGAGcataaaaaataacacagaaggaaaaatagatCTAGGGAGTCAGGCTCTGACACATTTCCAAAACTTTCTTCATTTGgagttcatttattcatgcattggACATTGAGTGCCAGGGACTGTAGTCTGGGGATACAAGGATGAGTAAGACAAGGAACTAAGTAAGACACACAGTCCAGAGAGAGGATAGCAAGTAATAATGCAAGGTGGGGAACAGGGCTACCAT
The sequence above is a segment of the Prionailurus bengalensis isolate Pbe53 chromosome B2, Fcat_Pben_1.1_paternal_pri, whole genome shotgun sequence genome. Coding sequences within it:
- the SLC35B3 gene encoding adenosine 3'-phospho 5'-phosphosulfate transporter 2 yields the protein MDLKFNSSRKYISITVPPKTQTMSPHIKSIDDVVVLGINLSRFNKLTQFFICVAGVFVFYLIYGYLQELIFSMEGFKSFGWYLTLVQFAFYSIFGLIELQLIQDKRRRIPGKTYMIIAFLTVGTMGLSNTSLGYLNYPTQVIFKCCKLIPVMLGGVFIQGKRYNIADVSAAICMSLGLIWFTLADSTVAPNFNLTGVILISLALCADAVIGNVQEKAMKLHNASNSEMVLYSYSIGFVYILLGLTCTSGLGPAVTFCSKNPIQTYGYAFLFSLTGYFGISFVLALIKIFGALLAVTVTTGRKAMTIVLSFMFFSKPFTFQYVWSGLLVVLGIFLNVYSKNMDKLRLPALYDLINKIVEMRKSRTLAQTV